A region from the Acanthopagrus latus isolate v.2019 chromosome 8, fAcaLat1.1, whole genome shotgun sequence genome encodes:
- the LOC119024559 gene encoding uncharacterized protein LOC119024559, with translation MTKHVAKLTAFIKPSSPTDAVRQAISANTESWLKNTLKIMEEHYLNITMSLSALPYDDVAFPIAVNWAKKRFKARLHHTAVGEAEALLRCASENSDDSYISDSASATTSPRSLVEDSPPGLSLGSRQEPLPAVAVQQVAASAPQAGSPLSPPNSVSLSKSHPTQPSSSFPSPTGRRSPKRTDQKRSQSPPSPSSDGSSVEPNYIHPPQSFQSARTDDGCSTSAASNLHLSSAGCVAGPGNALKPPSEQTLGSKTLQQVAGDKMMRLRHVKHNNANLLVNTTSSDPTTKSISVEPMPQASPASPLTHGELQAVEVGLEKLITHAKLASHPTNRGSGKGYPWTNWHPRGTKINQFSKAPIPQVSRPVHHGWGTNTDDGRGCNIEKQRY, from the coding sequence ATGACAAAACATGTTGCCAAGCTCACAGCCTTCATTAAACCCTCTTCCCCCACAGATGCGGTCAGGCAGGCCATATCTGCTAACACAGAGTCCTGGCTAAAGAACACCCTCAAGATAATGGAGGAGCACTATCTTAACATAACCATGTCCCTCAGTGCCCTACCCTATGATGATGTGGCTTTCCCCATAGCAGTTAATTGGGCTAAAAAACGCTTTAAAGCCAGGCTGCACCACACTGCTGTGGGGGAGGCCGAAGCCCTTTTGCGGTGTGCATCAGAAAACTCTGATGATTCTTATATATCTGACTCCGCATCAGCCACCACCTCCCCGAGATCCCTGGTGGAGGACAGCCCCCCGGGATTGAGCCTGGGGAGCAGACAGGAGCCACTACCTGCAGTTGCAGTACAACAGGTGGCTGCCTCTGCTCCCCAGGCTGGATCCCCTCTTTCCCCTCCTAATTCGGTTTCCCTCTCAAAATCTCATCCTACCCaaccctcctcttcctttccctcCCCCACTGGCAGACGGAGCCCAAAACGGACAGACCAAAAACGGTCTCAAAgtccaccatcaccatcatcagatGGAAGCTCCGTCGAGCCAAACTACATACACCCCCCACAGTCATTCCAATCTGCCAGGACAGATGATGGCTGCTCCACCTCTGCAGCCTCTAACCTCCATCTTTCTTCCGCAGGGTGTGTGGCGGGACCGGGGAATGCTTTGAAACCTCCATCGGAGCAAACACTGGGCTCAAAGACACTACAGCAGGTGGCTGGGGATAAAATGATGAGATTGAGGCATGTCAAGCATAACAATGCTAACCTCTTGGTAAACACCACCTCCTCTGACCCCACCACTAAAAGCATTTCTGTTGAGCCCATGCCCCAGGCCTCCCCGGCCTCCCCACTCACCCACGGCGAGCTACAGGCTGTGGAGGTGGGGCTAGAAAAGCTAATTACTCATGCTAAATTAGCATCCCACCCCACCAACCGCGGTTCCGGAAAGGGGTACCCATGGACCAACTGGCACCCCAGGGGCACCAAAATTAACCAATTTTCAAAAGCCCCAATTCCACAGGTGAGCAGACCGGTGCACCATGGATGGGGGACAAACACGGATGACGGGAGAGGTTGCAACATAGAAAAACAGAGATATTAG